A window from Acidobacteriota bacterium encodes these proteins:
- a CDS encoding cation:proton antiporter subunit C has protein sequence MILGLYNYWIVIVLMMVGFYTVIARENLVKKVIGLNIFQTSVFLLYISVGKVQNGTAPIVDDGFEVYTNPLPSVLILTAIVVGVATTSVALALIVRIREAYGTLEDDEIRALDDQRQLQSSSSGAPDRPS, from the coding sequence TTGATCCTCGGCCTTTACAACTACTGGATCGTGATCGTCCTGATGATGGTCGGTTTCTACACCGTCATCGCGCGGGAAAACCTGGTCAAGAAGGTGATCGGCCTCAATATCTTTCAGACCTCGGTGTTCTTGCTCTACATCAGCGTGGGCAAGGTGCAAAACGGCACCGCGCCGATCGTCGACGACGGATTCGAGGTATACACCAATCCTCTGCCGAGCGTGCTGATTCTCACCGCCATTGTGGTCGGTGTTGCCACCACTTCCGTCGCTCTGGCGCTGATCGTGCGGATCCGCGAAGCCTACGGCACCCTCGAAGACGACGAGATCCGCGCCCTCGACGACCAACGCCAACTCCAGTCGTCCTCATCTGGCGCTCCGGACCGCCCGTCTTGA
- a CDS encoding monovalent cation/H+ antiporter subunit D family protein, which yields MIEQLPILQVLLPLLAAPLCVMARRGRAAAVLATAVCWGAFGVSIALLGRVLEEGVIVYALGGWSAPWGIEYRIDVLAAFLALFVSGIGALVLTYAPRSLAAEVAESQRNLFYALYLLCLTGLLGITITGDLFNLFVFLEISSLSSYGLISLGRHRRSLTAAFRYLIMGTLGATFILIGIGLMYQMTGTLNMADMVERIVEGESLRTVLVAFAFLTVGIGLKMALFPLHQWLPEAYAFAPSTVSAFIAASSTKVSLYILLRFVYTIYGVEFVFDRLELHHILVPLSLAAMFLASGVAIYQTDLKRLLAFSSVAQVGYMTLGASLASVDGLTASIAHLFNHALTKGGMFLAVGCLVLRIGRVELRDLRGLGRRMPWTFFAFVIGGLGLIGIPGTAGFVSKWYLLRATLGGGDWPLAVAVLLSSLLAVIYIWRVIEVAYFQLPESRHSQIAEAPMSLLIPTWILIGASVYFGVRATYSVDLAQRAAQALIGGGP from the coding sequence TTGATCGAGCAGCTTCCGATCCTGCAGGTTCTCCTGCCCTTGCTAGCGGCGCCGCTGTGTGTGATGGCCCGCCGCGGGCGCGCCGCCGCGGTGCTGGCCACCGCCGTGTGCTGGGGCGCCTTCGGAGTGTCCATCGCCCTCCTCGGACGGGTGCTCGAAGAGGGCGTCATCGTCTATGCCCTCGGCGGCTGGAGCGCCCCCTGGGGCATCGAGTACCGCATCGACGTACTCGCCGCCTTCTTGGCGCTGTTTGTTTCGGGGATCGGCGCCCTGGTCTTGACCTACGCGCCACGCAGCCTGGCGGCGGAAGTAGCGGAGAGCCAGCGAAACCTGTTCTACGCCCTCTACCTGCTCTGCTTGACGGGGCTCCTCGGCATCACCATCACCGGCGATCTGTTCAATCTGTTCGTCTTCCTGGAGATCTCGTCGCTGTCGTCCTACGGACTGATCTCCCTTGGCCGGCACCGCCGCTCCCTGACCGCCGCCTTTCGGTACCTGATCATGGGCACCCTGGGCGCCACCTTCATCCTGATCGGCATCGGCCTGATGTACCAGATGACCGGTACCCTCAACATGGCGGACATGGTCGAGCGCATCGTCGAGGGAGAGTCCCTGCGCACGGTACTCGTCGCCTTTGCCTTCTTGACCGTCGGCATCGGCCTCAAGATGGCCCTCTTCCCGCTCCACCAGTGGTTGCCGGAAGCCTACGCCTTCGCGCCGTCCACCGTGTCGGCCTTCATCGCCGCCTCCTCCACCAAGGTGTCCCTCTACATCCTGCTGCGCTTCGTGTACACCATCTACGGCGTGGAGTTTGTTTTCGATCGGCTGGAACTGCACCACATCCTGGTGCCCCTTTCCCTGGCGGCGATGTTCCTCGCGTCAGGCGTAGCCATCTACCAGACGGACCTGAAGCGACTGCTGGCCTTCTCGAGCGTCGCCCAAGTGGGCTACATGACCCTGGGCGCCAGCCTCGCTTCCGTCGACGGTCTGACCGCCTCGATCGCCCACCTGTTCAATCACGCCCTGACCAAGGGCGGCATGTTCCTCGCCGTCGGCTGCCTGGTACTTCGTATCGGCCGAGTGGAGCTAAGGGACCTGCGCGGCCTGGGCCGGCGCATGCCCTGGACGTTCTTCGCCTTCGTGATCGGCGGCCTCGGCCTGATCGGCATTCCCGGCACCGCCGGCTTCGTGAGCAAGTGGTATTTGCTGCGGGCAACCCTCGGAGGCGGCGACTGGCCCCTCGCCGTGGCGGTGTTGCTCTCTTCACTGCTGGCGGTGATCTACATCTGGCGGGTGATCGAAGTGGCCTACTTCCAGCTTCCGGAGTCGCGCCACAGCCAAATCGCCGAAGCGCCCATGAGCCTGCTGATTCCCACCTGGATTCTGATCGGTGCCAGCGTCTACTTCGGCGTCCGGGCGACCTACTCGGTGGATCTTGCCCAGCGCGCCGCCCAGGCCCTCATCGGAGGCGGACCGTGA